In Pomacea canaliculata isolate SZHN2017 linkage group LG12, ASM307304v1, whole genome shotgun sequence, a single genomic region encodes these proteins:
- the LOC112576410 gene encoding ubiquinone biosynthesis protein COQ9, mitochondrial-like isoform X2, giving the protein MASKSLMSVRHFARTVLWHLIKDQRRGFSCTRVVNSQGRTSYNDSEEERHEGECQSGDVELREQEEVDSRHRILEAALPFVHVHGWTRKALAAGAEAEGYPAVTHGMFPRGGAELISFFYSTSNKRLGTILAEKVQSLEEEEKPSTREFIGYALEARLRMILPYIDTWPQAMAIQTLPQNAVESWTNLANLVDEVWYYAGDRSVDFNWYTKRAALAGVYKATEIYMLQDRSEDNTDTWAFLHRRLDDMKTLGNAVRQTSQTCSVVGESLWGLCIVGRNILGMNPRHR; this is encoded by the exons ATGGCGTCCAAGTCGCTGATGTCAGTTCGTCATTTCGCTCGAACAG TCCTTTGGCACTTGATCAAGGACCAGCGTCGTGGGTTTTCGTGTACAAGAGTTGTCAACAGCCAAGGAAGAACATCGTACAATGATTCAGA GGAGGAGCGACATGAGGGAGAATGCCAGTCCGGAGACGTGGAGTTAAGGGAACAGGAAGAAGTGGACAGTCGCCATCGCATTCTGGAGGCGGCCCTGCCCTTCGTTCACGTGCACGGCTGGACAAGGAAGGCGCTCGCAGCAG GCGCGGAGGCGGAAGGGTATCCTGCTGTGACGCACGGCATGTTTCCGCGCGGCGGCGCGGAGTTGATCAGCTTCTTCTACTCGACCAGCAACAAGCGTCTAGGTACCATCCTGGCCGAGAAGGTGCAGAGTCTTGAAGAAGAAGA GAAGCCAAGCACTCGAGAGTTCATTGGCTACGCCCTGGAAGCTCGACTTCGCATGATTTTGCCATATATTGACACATGGCCCCAGGCCATGGCTATTCAGACGCTGCCACAGAACGCTGTGGAGTCGTGGACTAACCTCGCCAACCTTGTCGACGAAGTCTGGTATTATGCCGGAGACCGTTCAGTTGAT TTTAACTGGTACACAAAGCGTGCAGCTCTGGCCGGCGTCTATAAGGCCACTGAAATCTACATGTTGCAAGATCGGTCAGAAGACAACACAGACACCTGGGCATTCCTCCACAGGCGTCTCGACGACATGAAGACCTTGGGGAATGCTGTTCGACAG ACCTCGCAGACGTGCAGTGTTGTGGGCGAGAGTCTATGGGGCTTGTGCATAGTT ggacGTAACATTCTTGGGATGAATCCACGCCACAGATAA
- the LOC112576410 gene encoding glomulin-like isoform X1, which translates to MKLQSKIDHSRTFEMEEPIAVPPVASQEELIGRIAECVAARDDRGLQAYVLEQHLVDPHHFWELTILLAPQLTTEVLDKNPRFFTTVRRCLTHFARQGNAKEMFFAFLEQVDGFKDDALYITILPCLQIVLLKMPVMRGRSLELALDSLGAHIRGIPVPNNWNLEGEERKLLETDSRIQRFLDTIPAFVTFLEPFLKYDDTPTSSRNADRQWEVKLLKKSLLALMEHPFVFLDVHHDYNTGAAKSYSRDCVEQVVESLACIESNFYNSVEAVKHEVKTTRDTKKASPKKDIDESEMDQMAEENAENEQRASGEGNGQDDTKSDEEEISPLAAACLAYLVQVEHLGINRWPFVHTHLHLLHFMLPSIHVLLTHIAHTAVYKGVALFSHRLSLLGDSLVPADSLDDPNFLVAVNDLIGVMIYCPSFEHRRSALSTFRTLFTKLEPVGRRQLMQAVLRSCQHSGVKSVVIGILKNELDRALCKYSEVIHSEKAQHGMKSLSGGGAVGQSKTTDTETQEVFFGTHLKQLLELATHLPDGAATDMLEQSDVIMATLNLIRFLILRDPCSLDLTGIWGMAEWLENEYLHSVQLGLDMSVGHYQLELDNFKKGDQTAGSRQGRGSDLTMSVCVAGSELPPMSREQRLLVMQSALTTFDMMKCVLARVIELIDLKWKETENITSTK; encoded by the coding sequence atgaagcTCCAGAGCAAAATTGATCATTCAAGAACCTTTGAAATGGAAGAACCTATAGCGGTGCCTCCTGTTGCAAGTCAAGAGGAACTGATTGGTAGGATTGCAGAATGTGTGGCTGCAAGGGATGACCGTGGACTTCAAGCTTATGTCCTTGAGCAACATCTTGTAGACCCACATCACTTCTGGGAACTGACTATTCTGCTGGCCCCACAGCTGACAACAGAAGTGCTGGATAAGAATCCACGGTTTTTCACCACTGTCAGACGATGCCTGACGCATTTTGCCCGGCAGGGTAATGCCAAGGAAatgttctttgcttttcttgAACAGGTGGATGGTTTCAAGGATGATGCACTGTACATCACCATCCTCCCTTGCTTACAAATCGTCCTTCTGAAAATGCCGGTAATGCGAGGCAGGTCTCTGGAGCTCGCCTTGGATTCTCTTGGAGCCCACATCCGAGGAATACCAGTACCCAACAACTGGAATTTAGAAGGCGAAGAGAGAAAACTGCTGGAAACAGATTCAAGAATTCAGCGATTCTTGGACACAATCCCTGCTTTTGTAACATTTCTGGAGCCATTTTTGAAGTATGATGACACACCTACATCTAGCAGAAATGCAGATAGACAGTGGGaagtaaaacttttaaagaagtCTTTACTAGCTCTCATGGAGCAcccatttgttttccttgatgTGCACCATGACTATAACACTGGAGCAGCAAAATCTTATAGCCGGGACTGTGTTGAACAGGTAGTTGAAAGCTTGGCCTGCATTGAATCAAACTTTTATAATTCTGTAGAAGCAGTCAAACATGAGGTAAAAACTACTAGAGATACAAAGAAAGCCTCACCTAAGAAGGACATTGACGAATCTGAGATGGATCAGATGGCTGAGGAAAATGCTGAAAATGAACAACGTGCCTCTGGGGAAGGAAATGGGCAAGATGACACGAAATCAGATGAAGAAGAGATTTCACCTTTAGCTGCTGCCTGCTTGGCTTACCTGGTGCAAGTAGAGCACCTGGGGATTAATCGTTGGCCCTTTGTGCATACGCACCTCCACCTGCTGCATTTTATGTTGCCCAGCATCCACGTTCTGTTGACTCACATTGCTCACACTGCCGTGTACAAGGGGGTGGCATTGTTTTCCCATCGATTGTCACTTCTTGGAGATTCTTTGGTTCCTGCAGATTCGTTGGATGACCCCAATTTTTTGGTAGCAGTAAATGATTTGATAGGGGTCATGATCTACTGTCCCAGCTTTGAGCACCGAAGGTCAGCTCTGTCCACTTTTCGCACCCTCTTTACAAAACTGGAGCCTGTAGGGAGACGCCAGTTAATGCAAGCTGTGCTTAGGTCTTGCCAGCATTCTGGAGTAAAGTCTGTGGTGATAGGGATCCTAAAAAATGAACTTGATAGAGCACTGTGCAAGTACTCAGAAGTCATTCATAGTGAAAAAGCTCAGCATGGCATGAAGTCTTTAAGTGGAGGTGGTGCAGTTGGTCAATCTAAAACCACTGATACAGAAACACAAGAAGTGTTCTTTGGCACACATCTGAAGCAGCTTCTTGAACTTGCTACTCATCTACCAGATGGAGCAGCTACAGATATGCTGGAACAGTCTGATGTCATTATGGCTACATTAAATCTCATACGCTTTCTTATCCTGCGTGACCCATGTAGCCTTGACCTCACAGGCATTTGGGGCATGGCTGAATGGCTGGAGAATGAGTATCTGCATTCAGTTCAGCTTGGGTTGGACATGTCAGTTGGTCATTATCAACTGGAACTGGATAATTTTAAGAAAGGGGACCAAACCGCTGGTTCAAGACAAGGCAGGGGATCAGATCTCacaatgtcagtgtgtgtggcaGGAAGTGAATTGCCACCAATGTCACGGGAGCAGCGATTGCTTGTCATGCAGTCTGCACTGACAACATTTGACATGATGAAATGTGTCCTTGCAAGAGTAATTGAGCTAATTGATCTCAAgtggaaagaaacagaaaatattacatcCACGAAATGA
- the LOC112576411 gene encoding uncharacterized protein LOC112576411, with amino-acid sequence MGDAATCCTVETPCRLQLFYSDSIPHAVAALLPCQPLCKPVSARVTLGRSSTADVRLNDERMSRLYAALWHDGLDPFVFRVSNLSERKPLVVDQAVLRHGEEAEVRDGSVITMDFLQLRATVLAGDFTAPFYQVAFVKNALLTPPPHMPLILPGEGKCLMTARKNLRSFSFGSSFPLPEFGDSKALSASQAREVTAGFLACLKYGCSSPAKSAQEQSRSFEPEAPMMPGELGIEFELAENVHPSRDESGLQPLTPCSVTESEVPERNLLFLQPPLPYSATPVQLPLNILPPSDQANDRHQQPEPNTFLNSCSGPSAKLDVNLPAEELAAAARKVDLNEIPPLAEIASRIFSSRTTNKNVAGSINQCPCMCEASKACATLTLPKVEERLEEGSALRTLPDMIRTRPKSPVENAEWDTDDPNINCYM; translated from the coding sequence ATGGGCGACGCAGCTACCTGCTGCACGGTAGAGACTCCGTGTCGGCTGCAGCTGTTCTATTCGGACAGCATCCCCCACGCCGTGGCGGCGCTCTTGCCCTGCCAGCCGCTCTGCAAGCCTGTGAGCGCACGTGTGACGCTGGGGCGCAGCAGCACCGCTGATGTCCGTCTTAACGACGAGCGCATGTCGCGTCTGTACGCCGCGCTGTGGCACGACGGTCTTGACCCTTTCGTCTTCCGGGTCAGCAACCTCAGCGAGCGCAAGCCCCTCGTCGTGGACCAGGCGGTGCTACGTCACGGCGAAGAGGCCGAGGTCAGGGATGGAAGCGTCATCACCATGGATTTTCTGCAGCTGAGAGCCACGGTGTTGGCGGGGGATTTTACGGCTCCTTTCTACCAGGTCGCTTTTGTGAAAAACGCTTTGCTGACACCTCCTCCGCATATGCCCCTCATCCTCCCTGGAGAAGGAAAGTGCTTGATGACAGCACGCAAAAACCTCCGGAGTTTCAGCTTCGGCTCGTCTTTCCCGCTTCCAGAGTTTGGGGACTCCAAAGCATTATCAGCTAGCCAAGCTAGGGAAGTCACAGCAGGCTTCCTTGCTTGTCTGAAGTATGGCTGTAGCTCGCCAGCAAAATCAGCCCAGGAGCAAAGTCGCTCTTTCGAGCCTGAAGCTCCCATGATGCCTGGGGAGTTAGGAATAGAGTTTGAGCTGGCCGAGAATGTGCATCCCAGCCGAGACGAATCCGGGCTGCAACCTTTGACCCCATGCAGTGTCACTGAAAGTGAAGTCCCTgaaagaaatttactttttttacagCCGCCGTTGCCTTATTCGGCGACGCCTGTGCAGCTTCCCCTGAACATACTCCCACCATCTGACCAGGCGAATGACCGCCACCAGCAACCAGAaccaaatacttttttaaactcCTGTTCCGGTCCATCCGCGAAACTTGACGTCAACCTGCCAGCAGAAGAACTAGCTGCTGCTGCCAGGAAAGTTGATTTAAACGAAATTCCTCCTCTGGCTGAAATCGCTAGCAGGATTTTTTCGTCTAGAACGACTAACAAGAATGTTGCAGGCTCCATTAATCAGTGTCCATGCATGTGTGAGGCCTCGAAGGCCTGTGCCACCTTGACCTTGCCTAAAGTCGAAGAACGACTCGAAGAAGGAAGTGCTCTGAGAACTTTGCCCGATATGATAAGGACTCGCCCAAAGTCACCTGTGGAGAATGCTGAATGGGACACAGATGACCCAAATATCAACTGTTATATGTGA
- the LOC112576412 gene encoding uncharacterized protein LOC112576412, giving the protein MWRPLRCLLKTHYSSVISVNQKQWMSNSNIKMTKTLQKLFNRGGGMKKKLYPSPISSMFSKEDEFTPKVKPVYTEGQLRRARQVGHVLYDAIVQIVNSGQLSPQIAEMAVEIVQVKVVPNFSAVNIYWMASGSDKDGRVQTLLQQHEGTLRQILTSYHILGRIPRLSFVRDDSQAHYMQVEHLLSTADFGPDFTPSQLTTSIRDNIYHKRSNDHSLSDSNRLVVDRLQHDLQQQNNFNNTADFHDKSLPQAVTCEVSNLISCGAALDAKCTELFDAKEKDTPASMLQAGFRDNLYGVEHTQLMNKVLTRKKKTRVPITATESSPSDITPVMDANSLKNLVRKRREAKGRQLSDYHYLGMQDWSSDDDKVTTDDEFDER; this is encoded by the exons ATGTGGAGGCCGTTGCGCTGTTTGCTAAAGACACATTATTCTAGTGTGATATCAGTCAACCAGAAGCAATGGATGTCGAACTCCAACATAAAGATGACAAAGACACTTCAAAAGTTGTTCAACAGAGGCGGTGGCATGAA gAAGAAGTTGTACCCGAGCCCAATCAGCAGT ATGTTTAGCAAAGAGGATGAATTTACTCCAAAAGTAAAACCTGTGTATACTGAAGGACAGTTGAGACGCGCTCGTCAGGTTGGACATGTCTTGTATGACGCCATTGTACAAATTGTCAATTCAGGGCAGCTGTCGCCACAGATTGCTGAAATGGCAGTGGAGATAGTACAA GTGAAAGTGGTTCCTAACTTCAGTGCTGTCAATATCTACTGGATGGCAAGTGGATCTGATAAAGATGGCAGAGTGCAGACTTTATTGCAGCAGCATGAAGGGACACTAAG GCAGATTTTGACATCCTACCACATTTTGGGTCGAATCCCACGTCTTTCTTTTGTAAGAGATGACAGCCAAGCTCACTATATGCAAGTGGAGCATCTTCTGAGTACTGCAGACTTTGGACCTGACTTCACGCCCTCGCAGTTGACCACTTCTATTCGTGATAATATATACCATAAGAGAAGCAACGATCACAGCCTCTCTGATTCAAATCGATTAGTAGTAGATAGACTTCAGCATGATCTGCAgcagcaaaataattttaacaacacAGCTGACTTTCATGATAAATCTTTACCTCAGGCAGTAACTTGTGAAGTTTCCAATCTTATTTCTTGTGGTGCAGCATTGGATGCTAAATGCACAGAGTTGTTTGATGCAAAAGAGAAGGATACGCCTGCTAGCATGTTACAAGCAGGTTTCAGAGACAATCTGTATGGAGTTGAACACACACAGCTTATGAATAAGGTTTTGACACGCAAGAAAAAGACCAGAGTACCAATCACTGCTACAGAAAGTAGCCCTTCAGATATCACACCTGTCATGGATGCTAACAGCCTGAAGAATTTGGTGAGAAAGAGGCGTGAAGCTAAAGGCAGACAACTCTCTGACTACCATTATCTTGGCATGCAAGACTGGAGTTctgatgatgataaagtaaCTACTGATGATGAATTTGATGAAAGATGA
- the LOC112576408 gene encoding centromere protein T-like codes for MTAPALRTTGLRNLRSVDTEDGQPKTRRRHLAAKADISTSSQSSDDKTTGETPRQLIQNMLSVHNTAQPATRQQKRVSRSEVSLRKTVVHKTAVRRSVSATPDLEDVAKKYTPRTNIVGLLEQAPEETPVTRQAPTLSESHAVPNVSAFLSEVGVSMIDDSFNSNNKSLINERGARFWGKRGRLNILPNEVKPQANTALTPQPQNDTALTPQPEAMTSQPQEEEEDGLPEQLEENSHNLYKDKNKSNSQDSSSHRNANEVQNEDRNIFADVFGSSRDAVVQPSNKDLPGADIMTQSEEAPTSDSVNERHSQLDKTLDSSIKHTVSCNQEDGELSKPSNVSPSSILPTQMQSSLNNTAEQTESPRRFSGRIQAISARKVALNSPQQHKKTRTPPSKKNDELIKHQTVDKSEADKHKESILAVMQSGSTKKLSPRTSRGRHLNRTKLSETEHREEKSRTPVTTSSMLTMQTSGSSLKSVMPVYPSNDAQISGMSVRDGSPLGTADGSIEISASRPSLTTPSGKSIQKQVENQDPSLHEPRDLSASTTEAELPGADEYLSDVYSPLKTPKLHSKPDTPFTRSPAAERNTVHRTVLSGQKRRAAPCSRPAKKCVNGLPTRIVKATFAHFCNLRLTKEALAEVEKSSEQYWQRMAEDLEAYAVHAHRKTINESDVELLMKRQGLITDSCSLNTLIATYLPLELRQELIPIARSGNRIEPKP; via the exons ATGACAGCCCCAGCACTACGTACCACAGGACTGAGGAACTTGCGAAGCGTTGATACAGAAGATGGCCAACCCAAGACACGGCGAAGGCACTTGGCCGCAAAGGCAGACATCAGCACAAGTTCTCAAAGCTCTGATGATAAAACGACCGGTGAAACACCCAGACAGCTG ATACAAAACATGCTGTCAGTGCACAATACTGCACAGCCTGCTACCCGCCAACAAAAAAGAGTTTCCAGATCTGAAGTATCCTTGCGTAAAACAGTTGTCCACAAAACTGCTGTTCGTCGTTCTGTTTCTGCTACACCAGATCTGGAAGATGTTGCTAAAAAGTACACACCTCGAACCAACATTGTAGGACTTTTAGagcaag CTCCTGAAGAAACTCCAGTTACACGACAGGCACCTACATTAAGTGAAAGCCATGCAGTTCCTAACGTCAGTGCTTTTCTAAGTGAAGTAGGAGTCTCTATGATTGATGACag cttcaaCAGTAACAACAAGAGTCTAATCAATGAGAGGGGTGCACGCTTTTGGGGGAAGAGGGGAAGACTTAATATCCTTCCAAATGAGGTGAAACCTCAGGCCAACACTGCTTTGACCCCACAACCTCAGAATGACACTGCCTTAACTCCACAACCAGAAGCTATGACAAGCCAGCcacaagaagaggaagaagatggTTTGCCTGAACAGCTTGAAGAAAACTCACATAATTTATACAAAGAtaagaacaaaagcaacagTCAAGATTCAAGCAGTCATAGGAATGCAAATGAAGTACAGAATgaggacagaaatatttttgctgatGTATTTGGCAGCAGTAGAGATGCTGTTGTCCAACCAAGCAATAAAGACCTGCCCGGGGCTGACATCATGACTCAATCAGAGGAGGCACCAACAAGTGATTCAGTGAATGAAAGACATTCACAGCTTGACAAAACGTTGGACAGTTCAATCAAACATACCGTCTCCTGTAATCAGGAAGATGGAGAACTGTCAAAGCCTTCAAATGTTTCTCCATCAAGTATTTTACCAACACAGATGCAATCTTCGTTAAATAACACAGCAGAGCAAACGGAGAGCCCTCGTCGTTTCAGTGGAAGAATTCAGGCAATTTCTGCTCGTAAGGTAGCGCTGAACTCACCTCAGCAGCATAAGAAAACTCGTACTCCACCAagcaagaaaaatgatgaaCTCATCAAACATCAGACAGTTGATAAAAGTGAGGCTGACAAACATAAAGAATCTATTCTAGCAGTCATGCAAAGTGGGAGCACAAAGAAATTGTCTCCTAGGACTTCCAGAGGTCGTCATTTAAACCGCACAAAGTTGTCAGAGACTgaacacagagaagaaaaatctAGAACACCAGTTACAACTAGCTCCATGCTGACAATGCAGACCTCTGGTTCTTCCTTAAAATCTGTGATGCCTGTCTACCCAAGTAATGATGCTCAGATTAGCGGTATGAGTGTGAGGGATGGTTCCCCATTGGGCACTGCTGATGGCAGCATAG AAATTTCAGCCAGTAGACCAAGCTTGACCACACCATCAGGTAAAAGTATTCAGAAGCAGGTAGAAAACCAAGATCCATCTCTACATGAGCCAAGGGATTTGTCAGCCAGTACCACAGAGGCAGAGCTTCCTGGCGCTGATGAATACCTTAG TGATGTCTATTCACCTCTAAAGACACCAAAACTTCATTCAAAGCCAGATACACCATTCACAAGATCTCCTGCAGCTGAGAG AAACACTGTCCACAGAACAGTTTTGTCAGGTCAGAAAAGAAGAGCAGCACCTTGTTCAAGGCCAGCTAAGAAATGCGTTAATGGCCTGCCAACTCGTATTGTCAAAGCAACCTTTGCTCATTTTTGCAATCTGCGGCTGACAAAAGAGGCTCTGGCAGAAGTGGAGAAATC CTCTGAGCAGTACTGGCAGCGTATGGCGGAAGATTTGGAAGCTTATGCTGTCCATGCACATCGAAAAACAATCAACGAGTCTGATGTAGAACTGTTGATGAAAAG ACAAGGCTTGATCACAGATTCATGTTCTCTCAACACGCTCATTGCTACATACCTGCCTTTGGAGTTGCGGCAAGAGCTAATTCCTATTGCACGTTCTGGAAACAGGATAGAGCCAAAGCCATAA
- the LOC112576413 gene encoding nuclear transport factor 2-like — translation MTLNPNFDQIGQNFVKFYYEKFDKKAERHLVAQFYVPQSLLTFEGQQVMGAEDIYRKLTEGFPMDDIARSLTKVDCQPTLDGGVLVFVLGQLKGQTEGDKVMGFSQVFILKPLNDSFVIAHDIFRLSLHDFCV, via the exons atgacTTTGAATCCTAACTTTGATCAGATCGGCcaaaattttgtgaaattctATTATGagaaatttgacaagaaagcAGAGCGACACTTAGTCGCGCAATTTTACGTC CCTCAGAGCCTGTTGACTTTTGAGGGTCAGCAAGTGATGGGGGCAGAGGATATCTACAGGAAGCTGACTGAA GGTTTTCCAATGGATGACATTGCACGAAGTTTGACAAAGGTGGATTGTCAGCCAACATTGGATGGAGGAGTGCTAGTATTTGTCCTTGGACAGCTAAAG GGTCAGACAGAAGGAGACAAAGTCATGGGTTTTAGCCAAGTGTTTATTCTTAAGCCTTTAAATGATTCATTTGTCATCGCGCATGACATTTTTCGCCTTTCTCTACATGACTTCTGTGTATAA
- the LOC112553270 gene encoding proteasome subunit alpha type-7-like, whose amino-acid sequence MSDRYDRAITVFSPDGHLFQVEYAQEAVKKGSTAVGVRGNNIVVLGVEKKAVAKLQEERTVRKIALLDDHVALAFAGLTADARILINRARVECQSHRLTVEDPVTVEYITRYIAQLKQKYTQSNGRRPFGLSALIIGFDYDGTPHLYQTDPSGTYHEWKANTIGRSAKTVREFLEKHYTDEVAADDKETIKLALKALMEVVQSGGKNMEVAIMKRGKPLQMLESDEIEKYITEIEKEREEEAEKKKQKK is encoded by the exons ATGAGCGATAGATACGATCGTGCTATTACAGTTTTTTCGCCCGATGGGCACCTTTTTCAAGTAGAATATGCACAGGAAGCTGTCAAGAAGGGATCAACGGCG GTGGGTGTACGTGGAAACAACATTGTTGTCCTGGGTGTCGAGAAAAAGGCTGTTGCAAAACTTCAGGAGGAGCGAACAGTTCGTAAAATAGCACTTTTGGATGACCATGTGGCCCTAGCTTTTGCAG GTCTCACAGCCGATGCTCGTATATTGATCAACCGAGCACGAGTAGAATGCCAGAGTCATCGACTGACTGTGGAAGATCCAGTCACTGTGGAATACATCACACGATATATTGCACAACTTAAACAG aaATACACACAGAGCAATGGAAGACGACCTTTTGGGTTGTCTGCACTCATTATAGGCTTTGATTATGATGGCACACCTCATCTGTATCAGACAGATCCATCGGGAACATACCATGAGTGGAAA GCCAATACTATTGGACGAAGTGCAAAGACTGTGCGTGAGTTTCTTGAGAAACATTACACAGATGAAGTTGCAGCTGATGACAAAGAAACGATCAAGCTGGCTTTAAAGGCTCTCATGGAAGTAGTTCAGTCAGGTGGAAAAAACATGGAAGTGGCCATCATGAAACGGGGAAAACCACTTCAG ATGCTGGAGTCAGATGAAATAGAAAAGTATATCACTGAAATAGAAAAGGAGCgagaagaagaagcagagaagaaaaaacaaaagaaatag